Proteins from a single region of Xenopus laevis strain J_2021 chromosome 9_10S, Xenopus_laevis_v10.1, whole genome shotgun sequence:
- the tvp23b.S gene encoding Golgi apparatus membrane protein TVP23 homolog B — protein sequence MLRQDSNDETEDVSLFDAEDEGTKAAKKKKIRHPIASFFHLFFRISAILVYMLSGFSSSFIACMVTIILLLSCDFWVVKNITGRLMVGLRWWNQVDDDGKSHWVYESRKAAQEKKSSSEAESRIFWLGLITCPIIWVILAFSSLLSFNLKWLAVVIMGVTLQGANLYGYIKCKVGSRKNLTSIATNYFGTQFLRQTFSRENQAES from the exons ATGCTGCGGCAG GACAGCAATGATGAGACAGAAGATGTTTCCCTGTTTGATGCTGAAGATGAAGGAACTAAggctgcaaaaaagaaaaagataag GCACCCCATTGCTTCGTTTTTCCATCTGTTTTTCCGGATCAGCGCAATCTTGGTATACATGCTCTCTGGGTTTAGCAGCAGTTTCATCGCCTGCATGGTGACCATCATTTTGCTCTTGTCCTGTGACTTCTGGGTTGTGAAG AACATAACAGGAAGGCTGATGGTGGGGCTGCGGTGGTGGAACCAGGTGGATGATGATGGAAAGAGTCACTGGGTGTATGAATCCAGGAAG GCAGCTCAAGAAAAGAAATCCAGCTCTGAAGCAGAGTCCCGGATCTTCTGGTTAGGGCTCATTACCTGCCCCATCATTTGGGTGATCCTCGCCTTCAGCTCACTCTTATCCTTTAATTTGAAATGGCTG GCTGTAGTTATCATGGGCGTGACACTTCAGGGTGCAAATCTGTATGGTTATATCAAGTGCAAAGTTGGCAGTCGCAAGAATCTCACCAGCATTGCTACCAATTACTTTGGGACCCAGTTCCTCAGACAG actttttccagagAGAACCAAGCTGAATCCTGA